AGCCACGGCAGGGCGAGCGCCACCGATGCCGGGCGCTGAAGGCGGTCGGCCAGCTCTCCCAGCGAGCGCGGCTCCGGGGCGCCCATGGCATCCCTCCGCGTCTCCAGCACCCGTTCCAGACGGCGGCTGTCGAGGCTGGCGAGCCATGTCGTGAGCGCCGACTGGGACTTCATGCTGTCGTACCTCGCGGGGTCGGGACCGTGGCAGTGTGCGGGCTCGCCGCAGGCTTCCAGGATGTCCCGCCGCCGGGACCCGCAGATGCCGTTCCGGAAAGGACCCCCCTTTCCGGGCACGGACACCCGGCGGTTCGGTTCGCCGCGGTACGCCCGTCTGGCGGGTCATGCCCGTCCTGACCTGCGGCGGAGTTCGTGCACCGCCTCCTTCCGGACGGCCCCGGACGGAGGCAGACGGACGGAGGCGGATGCAACCAGGACTGCAAACCACTGCTCGACTACTTACGCCCCTCCGGGCCGTACCACTGGAGGGGCTGGCCGGTTAGTGCGGCGATGCCTTCGAAGTCGTGGTCGCAGTGCAGGAGGGTAAGCCCCTGCAGCTCGGCGGTCGCTGCGACGACGAGATCGACTGCGCCTGCGCTGCGGTGCCTGCCCTGCTTGGTGAGGGCCTCCTGGACCTGCCAGGCCCGGTCGTAAGCGCGGTCGTCGACGGGGACCCAGCCGAAGAGCAGCCGTATGTCCTCGATGCCGTGTGCCCGGTCGGCGGCCGATCGGGCGCTGTAGAAGAACTCCAGCTCCGTGATCGGGCACGTGGCGATCAGGCCGGCGGCCGCTGCCTGGTCCCAGCCGTACTGCTCCGCGTCGCCCCGCATGAACCGGGCGAGGGCGCTGGTGTCGATCAGGTAGAGCGCGGCGTTCACCGTCGGTAGTTCCGCTTGTCCTCGAAGAGCGTCAGATCGAACGCGCCTTCGTCGGCCGCGGCGCGCAGGCGGGTCAGGGCCAGCGCCCGCCGCCTGTTCTCCAGTACCTCGCGCAAGGCTGTGTTGACCGTCTCCTTCTTGGTACTGGTGCCCAGGGCTTTGGCTACGTCTGCCAGCAGCTCGTCATCGAGGTCTATGACTGTCCGGCTCATGCGCACCTCCGTATATCAACTATGGAAACAAGTATATCTCTCGTGGTTCATCGATGTCATGGATTCACGTCGGCATGCAACCACGGAACGACGAAGGTCCCGGCCGCTGAGCGGTCGGGACCTTCGGTTCGCCTCTTCAGGCGGCTGCGGAGGATACGAGATTCGAACTCGTGAGGGGTTGCCCCCAACACGCTTTCCAAGCGTGCGCCCTAGGCCTCTAGGCGAATCCTCCGCCGCAAACAATACAAGACGCGGAGGGGTGCTCGCGAACGTGATCGTCCGGAGGGGATCCGGCGGGGGCGGCGCGGGTGCCGGGACGGGGGCGGGGTCGATTCCGGGGGTGCGGATCCGCTAGGGTGGGGCCCAGCCCCTCACGTGGCGCTATCTCACCCAACTCCCCCAGGGCCGGAAGGCAGCAAGGGTAAGTGGGCTCTGGCGGGTGCGTGGGGGGCCCTTTGCGTTCCCGGGGCCTTGCGCGGAGGGCCCGGGGTGCAGCCCTCCGGGCCCGGTGGCGTCGGCGGGCCGCTGTTGTCGGTGGGCCCGGATAACCTCGTAGACGTGTCGTCCCTTGCGCTGTACCGCCGCTACCGCCCCGAGTCGTTCGCCGAGGTCATCGGTCAGGAGCATGTCACTGCACCCCTGATGCAGGCCCTGCGGAACAACCGGGTCAATCACGCGTACCTGTTCAGCGGGCCGCGCGGGTGTGGAAAGACCACCAGCGCGCGCATCCTCGCCCGGTGCCTGAACTGTGAGCAGGGTCCCACCCCGACTCCCTGCGGGGAGTGCCAGTCCTGCCGCGACCTCGCCAGGAACGGGCCGGGGTCCATCGACGTCATCGAGATCGACGCGGCCTCGCACGGTGGTGTGGACGACGCCCGCGACCTGCGCGAGAAGGCCTTCTTCGGTCCGGCGTCCAGCCGCTACAAGATCTACATCATCGACGAGGCCCACATGGTCACCTCGGCGGGCTTCAACGCCCTGCTGAAGGTGGTCGAGGAGCCGCCGGAGCACCTCAAGTTCATCTTCGCCACCACCGAGCCGGAGAAGGTGATCGGGACCATCCGGTCGCGGACGCACCACTACCCCTTCCGGCTGGTCCCGCCCGGGACCCTCCGCGAGTACCTGGGCGAGGTCTGCGGCCGGGAGGGCGCCCGGGTCGAGGACGGTGTGCTGCCGCTCGTCGTGCGCGCCGGCGCGGGTTCCGTGCGTGACTCGATGTCCGTCATGGACCAGCTCCTCGCCGGCGCCGGCGAGGAGGGTGTGACGTATGCCATGGCCACCTCCCTGCTCGGCTACACCGAGGGCTCGCTGCTCGACTCCGTCGTCGACGCCTTCGCCTCCGGGGACGGCGCGGCCGCCTTCGAGGTCGTCGACCGCGTCGTCGAGGGCGGGAACGACCCGCGCCGGTTCGTCGCCGACCTGCTGGAGCGGCTGCGCGACCTGGTCATCCTCGCCGCCGTGCCCGACGCCGGGGAGAAGGGGCTGATCGACGCCCCCGCCGATGTCGTGGAGCGGATGCAGGCCCAGGCGTCGGTGTTCGGCGCGGCCGAGCTGTCGCGCGCCGCCGACCTGGTCAATGCCGGCCTGACCGAGATGCGGGGCGCGACCTCGCCCCGGCTCCAGCTGGAGCTGATCTGCGCCCGCGTGCTGCTTCCCGCCGCCTTCGACGACGAGCGGTCCTTCCAGGCCCGTCTGGACCGCCTGGAGCGCGGCGGAGCCGCCGCCTTCGCCGCCGGGCCGCCGGCCGTGGCCCCCGCGATGGGCTATGTCCCCGGGCCCGAGGCGCACACCATGGCGCCCGCCGGGCCCGGCGGAGGGCCCGCCGCCGCGCGGGCCGCCGCTGCCGCCGCGATCTCCGCGCCGGCTCCCGCGGCGCCGGTCGCCGCCGTCCAGGCCCCCGTCCAGGCGGTTGCGCCGGCCGCGGCTCCCCCGGCGCAGCCACAGGCCGCGCCCGCCGCCCCGCCCGCTCCTGCCCCGGCCGCCCCCGTGCCCGGCGCGTGGCCCGGAGCCGCGCAGCCCGGCAGCGGGGCCCCGGCTGCCACCCGGCCCGCCGCCGGTGCCCCCGCACCCGGCGCGTGGCCCAGCGCGGCCGCCCCCGGGCAGGGTGCGCCCGTACCCGCGCACGTTCCGGCCACCGAGGCCCCGGCGGCTCCCGCCCCGGCGGCAGCGCCCGCGCCCTCACCCGGCATGGCGGCCGGTGCCGGACAGGTCCAGGCGATGTGGCCCGGCGTCTTGGAGGCCGTCAAGAACCGCCGCCGCTTCACCTGGATCCTCCTCAGCCAGAACGCCCAGGTCACCGGCTTCGACGGGACCACCCTCCAGCTCGGCTTCCCCAACGCCGGAGCCCGCGACAACTTCGCGAGCAGCGGCAGTGAGGACGTGCTCAAGGCGGTCCTGGCCGAGCAGTTCCAGGTCAACTGGAAGATCGACGCCGTCGTGGGCGGCGGCTCCCCCGCTCCGGCGGGCGGCCCGGGCCCGGCGTACGGAGCGCCCTCAGCGCCCGCGCCGGCCTACAGCCCGCCCGCCTACAGCCCGCCGCCCGCCCCGCCGCAGCAGGCGCAGGCCCCACAGGCTCCGTCCACGCCGCCGCAGCAGCAGTCCCAGCAGCCCCGGCAGTCGGTCGCCGCGCCGCCGCCGCCCGTACAGCAGGCGCCCCCGCCGGTGGCTCCCGAGGACGACTTCGCGGAGGACGACGACCCCGACCTCGTCGAGAGCGCGCTGACCGGACACGACCTGATCGTGCGGGAGCTCGGAGCCACCGTTGTGGAGGAATACACGAACGAGTAGGCCGTCCGGATTGGGTGGCCGCACGAATCCCGCCCCGCCGTCCGGGCTAGGCTGAGCAGCGTGAAGGTCCTCGTCATCGGCGGCGGCGCCCGCGAACACGCCCTGTGCCGCTCTCTGTCCCTCGACCCCGACGTCTCCGCGCTGTACTGCGCTCCCGGCAACGCCGGCATCGCCGAGGTGGCCGAGCTCCGCCCGGTCGACGCCCTCGACGGCGAAGCCGTCGCCGCTCTCGCGACCGACCTCGGCGCCGAGCTGGTCGTCGTCGGCCCGGAGGCCCCGCTGGTCGCCGGCGTCGCCGACGCCGTGCGCGCCGCGGGCATCCCGGTCTTCGGCCCGTCCGCCGAAGCGGCGCAGCTCGAAGGCTCCAAGGCCTTCGCCAAGGACGTGATGGCGGCGGCCGGGGTCCCGACCGCGCGCAGCTACGTCTGCACCACCCCGGAGGAGGTGGACGCGGCCCTCGACGCCTTCGGCGCCCCCTACGTCGTCAAGGACGACGGTCTGGCGGCCGGCAAGGGCGTCGTGGTCACCGAGGACCTCGCCGCGGCCCGCGCCCACGCGCTGGCCTGCGACCGCGTGGTCATCGAGGAGTACCTCGACGGGCCCGAGGTCTCCCTCTTCGCCGTCACCGACGGCGTGACCGTGGTCCCGCTCCAGCCCGCGCAGGACTTCAAGCGCGCCCTGGACGGCGACCAGGGCCCCAACACCGGCGGCATGGGCGCCTACTCCCCGCTGCCCTGGGCCGACCCGAAGCTGGTCGACGAGGTCATGGAGCTCGTGCTCCAGCCGACCGTCGACGAGCTGCGCCGCCGCGGCACCCCCTTCTCCGGGCTGCTCTACGCGGGCCTGGCGATCACCAGCCGCGGGACCCGGGTCATCGAGTTCAACGCCCGGTTCGGCGACCCGGAGACCCAGGTGGTCCTGGCCCGGCTGCGCACCCCCCTGGCGCGGGTGCTCCTGCACGCCGCCAAGGGCACCCTGGCCGACGAGCCGCCGCTGGTGTGGCGCGAGGACGCGGCCGTCACGGTCGTGATCGCCTCGCACAACTACCCCGACACCCCCCGGACCGGCGACCCGATCGAGGGCCTGGCCGAGGTGGCCGCCGAGGACGCGCCCGACGCGTACGTGCTGCACGCGGGGACCCGGCGCGAGGGCGACGCCGTCGTCAGCGCGGGCGGCCGCGTGCTGTCGGTGACGGCGACCGGTTCCGATCTGGCGCAGGCGCGGGAGAAGGCGTATAGGGCGGTCGCGCGCATCCGGCTGGACGGCTCGCAGCACCGTACGGACATCGCCGCCAAGGCGGCCGGCCTCGGCTGAGCAGCGGTTCGACAGCCCCGCGGGCCCGGTGCGCACCTCTCGCGCCCGGGCCCGCGGGCGTGTGCGCGTGCGACTGCATCCGGCCTCGTTCGAACGCACCCAGCTTTACCCAAAGCCATTCCATCGGGTGATCGTCACCTCGTCTGCCTGACGGCCGGGCGTGCCCCAACTAGGGTGCGGCGCAAGCATTCCGGCACTTGGCCCACCGACCTTGCGATGTCAGTGGCGGGTGTCACAGTGGGGGAGTGAGCAACGCAGCCGCAGGGCAGAGGGGGTGAGACCGGCCGTGTCCGGATTCGGTTCGACCATGGAGGCGGGCGTTCCGTCCGCGCGGTCCCGCGCTCTCGCCGTGCTGCGCGTGCGCAGCCGGGCCCTGGCCGCGGCGCTGCTGCCCGCCGCCCTCGCCGTGGTCCTGGTGACCGCCAGGGCGACGGGCCGGCTGTCCGGCGAGCCCTGGGCCGCCGTGACGCTCGTGGTGTGCGCTGTCGCCGCACTGGTGCTGCTCCTCGCCGGGATCTTCGCCGCGGTGGTGCTGCGGGCGAGCCCGGCGGTGACGCCGACGGTGCCGCTGTCCGAGGCGGCCGCCCCCGATCTCTACCGCCTCGTGCGGGACCTGGCCGAGCGGATGGACGTGCCGCCGCCCTCCGCCATAGCCCTGACGCCGGACTGCGACAGCTGGCTGGAGGACCGCGCCCATGCGGCCCACCGCCGGGGCGGCATAGCCGGCGGCCCCCAGTCCGCGCCGGGTGCGGCCCCCGTGCTGGTGATCGGCTCGCCGTTCCTGTGGTGGATGCGGGTCGCGGAGCTGCGGGCGGTGCTCGCCCCGGTCGTCGCCGGTACGGGGCCCTCCGCGCACCCGGACATAGCCGACGCGCGCGGCTTCGTGCGGGGCCTGGACGCGGCCGTGGACGTCGGCGGGCGACGGGGCCTCGGCTGGATCGCCGCGCCGGCCCGGCTGCTGCTGAGGCTGTGCAGGACGGACGCCGCCGAGATGGAGCGCGGGGTGGCCGCCGCCGCGTCGGACCGCGCACAGGACGTGGACTACGGGCTGCGCATCGTCGCGCAGGAGCAGGTCGGCCTCGCTTATGCGGGGTGGGACCGGCTGCTGACCCGGGTGGCGCTGCCCGCCTGGCGGATGGGACGCTGGCCTGCCCACCTGGACGCCGGGGTGGTCTCGGCGCTGACCGAGCTGTCGAGGCGGGACCGGCTGGCCGACGGTTTCACCTCGCGGCTCGGCGAGCGGCCCGCCTGCGACCTGCTGGAGCAGCCCGGCGTGATCGACGAGGAGACCTCGCTGCTGGCGGCCCGGCTCTTCCACGGAGGCCCGGCCGAGGCCGGACCGGACTGGTCGCCGGTGGAGTGGGCGGCCTATCCGGAGGAGGTCGTGGACCGCACATGGCGTGCCGAGGCGGCCCGCCTGCACGCCGCACTGGACGCCCTCGCCGGCCCGGCGGTCCGCCCCGCCGGGTCCGCAGGCCCCACCGGGCCGCACGGCTCCGCCGGACCCGCCGCGTCGGCAGGCTCCGCGAGCCCGGCCGGCGCCGGTTCCGCCGCCTCGGGAGGTCCCGCCGCTGCCGCCGGCTCGGCCGCCCCGTCGGGTCCCTCGGGCGCGGCGGGACCGGCCACGATCGAGGCCGCCGGGGCCGCGCATCCCATCGCGGACGGCTTCGCCGGGCCCACCCTGGAGCGGGTGCTGGACTGTCTCGCGAACGCCTCGGGGGACGGGGCGCTCGGTGAGGCGCTGGCCGGCCGGCTCAGCGCCGACCTCGCCCGCGAGGAGCGGGCCGGTGGCGCCGCGGGCAAGGCCCGTGGCGCGGACGCCGTACCGCTGTTCCCGCTCCAGCCGCCCCGCAGCGGCCGGGACCTGCTGGCCGACCACGTGACGGCGATGGTCTGCTGCGCCGCCGTGGACTCGGCCGGGGCCGCACCCGGCATGGACTGGCTCGACGGCCCGGTCCTGCTGGTCGACGGCGACCGCCGGACCGATCTGGCGCCCCGTGTGCTCTGCCTGGTCGAGGACGGGGACCCGGAGCCCCTGAGGGAGTGGCTGTCGGCCCTGGGCGTCCGTACGGAGGAGCCGGTCCGCCTCGCCTGAGACGTCCGGTCGCGCCAATTCACGACGAACGGTGACGGAGTGCGTGCGTAATGTGATGTGCTGGGACCGGTCGCGGCTGGATGCCCCGAAGCGGATGTCCGAGAAGCGGCGCACCGGCGTGACGCAACCGGCGCCACGAAACCGGCACCACGCGCGCGCCGCGCAACCGGCGCAACGCACCGAGGCGGAGCACGCCGGCCGGGGGAGCGAGGGAGGGGAGCGGTCATGGGTACGGACCAGATCCGGCGTTGGGAGTCGGGTGCGCTCGCGCACGCGGTGAACGACCCCTTCGGACAGGGCCCCCTGCCCTGGTTCCGGGGCAGCGAGCTCTACTTCGACGACACCGGGCAGGTCGTCCCCTGGTACGTGGACCCGGCCGCGGCGGCCGCCGGCACCGGCCAGATCCCCCGGGCCCGCGTCAACGGCGGCCCCCGCACGGCCGACGACGTTCACCGCCAGATCAAGGGTTTCGCCTCCGACGGCGCCGTCGCCCCGGGCGAGGCCATCGACTTCCACATCACCGTCGACCCGCCCCAGCAGTTCTCCGTCGACGTGTACCGGATCGGCCACTACGGCGGCGACGGCGCCTCGAAGATCACCACCAGCCCCCGGCTCTCCGGCATCGTCCAGCCCGCCCCCCTCGCCGCGGACCGCACCGTCTCCTGCCACCACTGGTGGCTGTCCTGGCGCCTGCAGGTCCCGTCGTACTGGAGCGTCGG
This DNA window, taken from Streptomyces sp. TN58, encodes the following:
- a CDS encoding PIN domain nuclease; the protein is MNAALYLIDTSALARFMRGDAEQYGWDQAAAAGLIATCPITELEFFYSARSAADRAHGIEDIRLLFGWVPVDDRAYDRAWQVQEALTKQGRHRSAGAVDLVVAATAELQGLTLLHCDHDFEGIAALTGQPLQWYGPEGRK
- a CDS encoding type II toxin-antitoxin system VapB family antitoxin; the encoded protein is MSRTVIDLDDELLADVAKALGTSTKKETVNTALREVLENRRRALALTRLRAAADEGAFDLTLFEDKRNYRR
- a CDS encoding DNA polymerase III subunit gamma and tau yields the protein MSSLALYRRYRPESFAEVIGQEHVTAPLMQALRNNRVNHAYLFSGPRGCGKTTSARILARCLNCEQGPTPTPCGECQSCRDLARNGPGSIDVIEIDAASHGGVDDARDLREKAFFGPASSRYKIYIIDEAHMVTSAGFNALLKVVEEPPEHLKFIFATTEPEKVIGTIRSRTHHYPFRLVPPGTLREYLGEVCGREGARVEDGVLPLVVRAGAGSVRDSMSVMDQLLAGAGEEGVTYAMATSLLGYTEGSLLDSVVDAFASGDGAAAFEVVDRVVEGGNDPRRFVADLLERLRDLVILAAVPDAGEKGLIDAPADVVERMQAQASVFGAAELSRAADLVNAGLTEMRGATSPRLQLELICARVLLPAAFDDERSFQARLDRLERGGAAAFAAGPPAVAPAMGYVPGPEAHTMAPAGPGGGPAAARAAAAAAISAPAPAAPVAAVQAPVQAVAPAAAPPAQPQAAPAAPPAPAPAAPVPGAWPGAAQPGSGAPAATRPAAGAPAPGAWPSAAAPGQGAPVPAHVPATEAPAAPAPAAAPAPSPGMAAGAGQVQAMWPGVLEAVKNRRRFTWILLSQNAQVTGFDGTTLQLGFPNAGARDNFASSGSEDVLKAVLAEQFQVNWKIDAVVGGGSPAPAGGPGPAYGAPSAPAPAYSPPAYSPPPAPPQQAQAPQAPSTPPQQQSQQPRQSVAAPPPPVQQAPPPVAPEDDFAEDDDPDLVESALTGHDLIVRELGATVVEEYTNE
- the purD gene encoding phosphoribosylamine--glycine ligase gives rise to the protein MKVLVIGGGAREHALCRSLSLDPDVSALYCAPGNAGIAEVAELRPVDALDGEAVAALATDLGAELVVVGPEAPLVAGVADAVRAAGIPVFGPSAEAAQLEGSKAFAKDVMAAAGVPTARSYVCTTPEEVDAALDAFGAPYVVKDDGLAAGKGVVVTEDLAAARAHALACDRVVIEEYLDGPEVSLFAVTDGVTVVPLQPAQDFKRALDGDQGPNTGGMGAYSPLPWADPKLVDEVMELVLQPTVDELRRRGTPFSGLLYAGLAITSRGTRVIEFNARFGDPETQVVLARLRTPLARVLLHAAKGTLADEPPLVWREDAAVTVVIASHNYPDTPRTGDPIEGLAEVAAEDAPDAYVLHAGTRREGDAVVSAGGRVLSVTATGSDLAQAREKAYRAVARIRLDGSQHRTDIAAKAAGLG